The proteins below are encoded in one region of Sedimentibacter sp. zth1:
- a CDS encoding 1-deoxy-D-xylulose-5-phosphate reductoisomerase: MISISILGSTGSIGTQTLDVVRDNLDKVKVCAISGNSNIELLKKQILEFNPEVCSVMNGINAIKLRNILPKFCKTEIVTGMDGLISVATHSQAHIIVTGISGMIGLRPTIEAIKLGKTIALANKETLVTGGEYIMHLAKKYKATILPVDSEHSAIFQALQGNKHESINKLILTASGGPFLGKSEKELENVTLDDALNHPTWKMGRKITIDSATLMNKGLEVIEAKYLFNIPEEKIEVVVHPQSIIHSAVEYCDHSTLAQMGLQNMRIPIQYALFYPKRIKNNYETLSLSKIKNLTFEEPDKKTFRCLDLAYYALKIGGTLPTILNASNELVVNLFLEGKVKFLDIPKIIEVLMTKHSVKKVESINDILDAELWSKIQIENKQGVLSGLIN; the protein is encoded by the coding sequence ATGATTAGTATTAGCATTTTGGGTTCGACAGGCTCTATAGGTACACAGACATTAGATGTAGTTAGAGACAACCTGGACAAAGTAAAGGTATGTGCTATTTCAGGTAATAGCAATATTGAATTATTGAAAAAGCAAATTCTAGAGTTTAACCCTGAAGTATGTTCAGTTATGAATGGGATAAATGCTATAAAGCTAAGAAACATATTGCCTAAATTTTGTAAAACTGAAATTGTAACTGGTATGGATGGATTGATAAGTGTAGCAACACATTCTCAAGCACATATTATTGTTACTGGCATATCAGGTATGATTGGTCTTAGACCAACAATAGAAGCTATAAAACTAGGTAAAACTATCGCTTTAGCCAACAAAGAAACACTTGTTACGGGTGGAGAGTATATCATGCACTTAGCTAAGAAATACAAAGCTACAATTTTACCTGTTGATAGCGAACATAGTGCTATATTTCAAGCATTACAAGGAAACAAGCATGAAAGCATCAACAAACTTATATTAACAGCATCAGGAGGACCTTTTTTAGGTAAAAGTGAAAAAGAACTAGAAAATGTAACATTAGATGACGCACTTAACCACCCAACTTGGAAAATGGGTAGAAAAATAACTATAGATTCAGCCACTTTGATGAATAAAGGATTAGAAGTAATTGAAGCAAAATATTTATTTAATATTCCTGAAGAAAAAATTGAAGTAGTGGTTCATCCACAAAGTATAATACATTCTGCTGTTGAATATTGTGACCACTCGACTTTAGCACAAATGGGTTTACAAAATATGAGAATTCCAATTCAATATGCTCTTTTTTATCCTAAAAGGATAAAAAATAATTATGAAACATTATCACTTAGCAAAATAAAAAACTTAACCTTTGAAGAACCTGATAAAAAAACATTTAGGTGTTTAGATCTTGCTTATTATGCACTAAAGATAGGAGGAACACTTCCTACAATTTTAAACGCGAGCAATGAACTTGTAGTTAATCTATTTTTAGAAGGGAAGGTTAAATTTTTGGATATTCCTAAAATAATAGAAGTTCTTATGACAAAACATTCTGTAAAAAAAGTTGAATCAATTAACGATATTCTTGATGCAGAATTATGGTCAAAAATACAAATAGAAAACAAACAAGGTGTATTAAGTGGTTTGATTAACTAA
- a CDS encoding ACT domain-containing protein encodes MLKKYLIVNKEILPDVFDKVIEARNYINDGTVKSVSESVKKVGISRSTYYKYKDYVFSPSENSMGRKAVIALMLTHRSGVLSEVLNLLSTVKANILTMNQNIPINGKASVNISIDMSDILISIDDLISKIEEKDDVNGVKLLSIE; translated from the coding sequence ATGTTAAAAAAATATTTAATTGTAAATAAAGAAATTTTACCAGATGTTTTTGATAAGGTGATAGAGGCTAGAAATTATATAAATGATGGAACTGTAAAGAGTGTAAGCGAGTCAGTAAAAAAAGTTGGAATAAGTAGAAGTACGTATTATAAATATAAGGATTACGTTTTTTCACCATCTGAAAATTCTATGGGAAGAAAAGCTGTTATTGCTTTGATGCTTACTCATAGAAGCGGTGTTTTGTCTGAAGTCTTAAATTTATTGTCAACTGTAAAGGCGAATATTTTGACTATGAATCAAAATATACCAATCAATGGTAAAGCTTCTGTTAATATATCCATTGATATGTCTGACATTTTGATTTCAATAGATGATTTAATTAGCAAGATAGAAGAAAAAGATGATGTAAATGGTGTTAAGCTACTATCTATAGAATAA
- a CDS encoding patatin-like phospholipase family protein, producing MYGLVLEGGGAKGAYHVGAYKALLDLGIKIDGVAGTSIGALNGAAIVQGDYDKLVDIWNEIDLESLFGFNKEQIENVKSKNFADISLSYFVNLSKNIITNKGLDTSKIRKLVSSFIDEEKVRNSKLDFGIVTISLTDKQPIEILKENIPKGKLIDYILASSNLPVFKMQKVDGKFFLDGGAYDNLPFGVLQKKGYKNFIAVRTYGIGRVKKVNTDEINVIYIQPVEDLGGILDFDVLKAKTNISLGYYDAMKVFKQLKGYKYYCKQYKNNFLKYLLNNFDNNEQRYINIGKLLGFEDIPTDRMLFEKILPRLESLLEMKGKFDYQDIILRLVECIAEKYSDIKRFKIYDADDFIKIVIDKFKKEPLSVNKKIPTFVRQNKILSLAVKDDLVIRIFREMFI from the coding sequence ATGTATGGTCTTGTTTTAGAAGGTGGAGGAGCAAAGGGCGCATATCATGTAGGTGCATATAAGGCTTTGCTTGATTTAGGGATAAAAATAGACGGTGTTGCAGGAACCTCAATTGGAGCATTGAACGGTGCTGCTATTGTTCAAGGAGATTATGATAAATTAGTTGATATTTGGAATGAAATTGATTTAGAATCTCTTTTCGGATTTAATAAAGAACAAATAGAAAATGTAAAAAGTAAAAATTTTGCTGACATAAGTTTATCATATTTTGTTAATTTGTCCAAGAATATAATAACTAACAAAGGCTTGGATACATCAAAAATTAGAAAGCTAGTAAGTAGCTTCATAGATGAAGAAAAGGTTAGAAATTCAAAACTTGATTTTGGAATTGTTACAATTTCTTTAACCGATAAGCAACCTATAGAAATTTTGAAGGAAAATATTCCAAAGGGTAAACTCATTGACTATATACTTGCAAGTTCTAATTTACCAGTATTTAAAATGCAAAAAGTTGATGGAAAATTCTTTTTAGATGGTGGAGCATATGATAATTTGCCATTTGGGGTTTTGCAAAAAAAAGGATATAAGAATTTTATTGCAGTCAGAACATATGGAATTGGAAGAGTCAAAAAAGTGAATACTGATGAAATAAATGTTATATATATTCAACCTGTTGAGGATTTAGGCGGAATTTTAGATTTTGACGTACTTAAAGCAAAAACCAATATATCTTTAGGATATTATGATGCTATGAAGGTATTTAAACAGCTCAAGGGTTATAAATATTATTGCAAGCAATATAAAAATAACTTTTTGAAATATTTGCTCAATAATTTTGATAATAATGAACAAAGATATATAAATATAGGTAAATTATTAGGATTTGAAGATATACCTACTGATAGAATGTTATTTGAAAAAATATTGCCAAGACTAGAATCTTTACTGGAGATGAAAGGTAAATTTGATTATCAAGATATTATACTGAGACTAGTTGAGTGTATTGCAGAAAAATATAGTGATATTAAAAGATTTAAAATATATGATGCGGATGATTTTATCAAGATTGTTATTGATAAATTCAAGAAAGAGCCTCTTAGTGTAAATAAAAAAATTCCAACTTTTGTTAGACAAAATAAAATTTTATCGTTAGCAGTTAAGGATGATTTAGTTATAAGAATATTTAGAGAGATGTTTATTTGA
- the zupT gene encoding zinc transporter ZupT: protein MEFTSFCIAFALTAIAGLSTGIGGLLILAFDKENYKNLAFFLSLAAGVMICVSFVQIFPESVNNFKSHYGPKIGLQFAMLIFFLGMLFCAIIDKIIPENNFSLLKNTKDINSLKLYRAGIISTIAIILHNFPEGVATFMSAMDSPKLAIPITFAIAMHNIPEGITVASPIYYATGSKRKAVVFSFVSGLSEPFGAVCAYAILEKFMSQKLFGIVFGLVSGIMIYISFRNLLPLAYKYDKSDKTVLYGLILGIAIMLTSLVMFA, encoded by the coding sequence ATGGAATTTACAAGTTTTTGTATTGCCTTTGCTCTTACGGCTATTGCAGGATTGTCAACAGGTATAGGCGGTCTATTGATTTTAGCTTTTGATAAAGAAAACTATAAAAATCTTGCTTTTTTTCTGTCTTTAGCTGCTGGTGTTATGATTTGTGTATCATTTGTACAAATATTTCCTGAATCGGTTAACAATTTCAAATCTCACTATGGTCCTAAAATAGGATTACAGTTTGCAATGCTCATTTTTTTTCTTGGAATGCTTTTTTGTGCAATAATTGATAAAATTATACCAGAAAATAATTTTAGCCTTTTAAAAAACACAAAAGACATAAATAGTTTAAAACTATATAGAGCAGGAATTATTTCAACAATAGCAATTATCCTTCATAATTTTCCAGAAGGGGTAGCAACATTTATGTCAGCTATGGATAGTCCTAAGCTTGCGATACCAATAACATTTGCAATTGCAATGCACAATATACCAGAGGGAATAACGGTTGCTTCTCCGATTTATTATGCTACGGGTAGTAAAAGAAAAGCTGTAGTGTTTTCTTTTGTTTCAGGCTTATCTGAGCCATTTGGAGCAGTATGTGCATATGCAATATTGGAAAAATTTATGAGCCAAAAACTATTTGGTATTGTCTTTGGTTTAGTTTCGGGTATTATGATATATATATCTTTTAGAAACTTATTGCCTTTGGCATATAAATATGACAAAAGTGATAAAACTGTACTGTATGGACTGATTTTAGGTATTGCTATAATGTTAACTAGTCTTGTAATGTTTGCCTAG
- a CDS encoding sigma-54-dependent Fis family transcriptional regulator, translating into MKSKDYVSIMQNILHLVDDGVHVIDKNCNSIIYNEFMANLEKMDVKDVLNKPFTQVFKNLDENDSTLLKALHHNKSTIKKIQTYSNKDGKEITTINTTIPIFSGDDVIAAIEVSKNITEIKEMSNTILDLRKEIVQPSEVKNSKIRKYRFRNLIGKSSNFKQIIDIAKKASKSSASVFIYGETGTGKELIAQSIHFDGIRQNKPFLAQNCAALPESLLEGILFGTSKGGFTGAIDRVGLFEQANGGTLLLDEINSMPYELQAKLLRVLQENYIRRVGGTRDIPIDVRIIATVNEKADSLIKQGKLRKDLYYRINIIPINVPPLRERKEDILLLADRFIDKYNSRYNKNIWMLSENAKEKLMKYEYPGNVRELENIIMGAMSMIDDENVISDKHILIDDVNNKTSNKHDFYDIGVTQYLEDIEKEIIINTMRIYKNNISKTAEHLKIKRQTLQHKLKKYSILDK; encoded by the coding sequence ATGAAAAGTAAGGATTACGTATCAATCATGCAAAATATTTTGCACCTTGTAGATGATGGTGTTCATGTAATTGATAAAAATTGTAATAGTATTATATATAATGAATTTATGGCTAATTTAGAGAAAATGGACGTAAAGGATGTATTAAATAAACCATTTACACAAGTTTTTAAGAATTTAGATGAAAATGATAGCACACTACTTAAGGCATTACATCATAATAAAAGTACCATAAAAAAAATTCAAACATATTCAAATAAGGATGGTAAGGAAATTACGACAATCAATACAACTATTCCGATATTTAGTGGAGATGATGTTATTGCAGCAATTGAGGTTTCTAAGAACATCACAGAAATTAAAGAAATGTCAAATACAATTTTAGATCTTAGGAAAGAAATAGTACAACCAAGTGAAGTTAAAAATTCAAAAATTAGAAAATATAGATTTAGAAATTTAATTGGGAAAAGTAGCAATTTTAAGCAAATTATTGATATTGCCAAAAAAGCCTCTAAAAGTAGTGCTTCAGTTTTTATTTATGGTGAAACGGGTACAGGTAAGGAGCTTATAGCACAAAGTATTCACTTTGATGGAATTAGGCAAAACAAACCATTTTTAGCACAGAATTGTGCTGCATTGCCCGAAAGCTTGCTAGAGGGCATTTTATTTGGAACTTCAAAGGGAGGTTTTACTGGTGCTATTGATAGGGTTGGACTTTTTGAACAAGCTAATGGAGGAACATTATTGCTTGACGAGATTAATTCAATGCCATATGAGCTTCAAGCAAAACTTTTAAGAGTATTGCAGGAAAATTATATTAGACGTGTTGGAGGAACAAGGGATATTCCAATCGATGTAAGAATTATAGCTACAGTTAATGAAAAAGCTGATTCTTTAATAAAACAAGGAAAATTAAGAAAAGATTTATATTATAGAATTAATATTATTCCTATTAATGTTCCACCTCTTAGAGAAAGAAAAGAAGATATTTTGCTGCTTGCTGATAGATTTATTGATAAGTATAATAGTAGGTATAATAAAAATATTTGGATGTTATCAGAAAATGCAAAAGAAAAGCTAATGAAATATGAATATCCAGGCAATGTAAGAGAACTTGAAAATATCATAATGGGTGCTATGTCAATGATTGATGATGAAAATGTTATTAGTGATAAGCATATTTTGATAGATGATGTTAATAATAAGACTAGTAATAAACATGATTTTTATGATATTGGAGTTACACAATATTTAGAGGATATAGAAAAAGAAATAATAATCAATACGATGAGAATATATAAAAATAATATAAGTAAAACTGCAGAACATTTAAAAATTAAAAGACAAACATTACAGCACAAATTAAAAAAATACAGTATTTTAGATAAATAG
- the ord gene encoding 2,4-diaminopentanoate dehydrogenase, protein MKNVKVIIWGLGAMGTGMARMLLTKKGVDIVGGIDIGQKLGKSIYEIVGVDRGDREEVIVGTRDEVITEKSADVVLLCTDSFTAKAFDKIKFVLEKKINVITTAEQMAYPKAQEPEITKQMDEIAKANGVSVLGTGINPGLIMDLLVVIMTGCMQNVEHVLSRRVNSLSPFGPAVMEEQGIGLSVEEFNELKSNGKLAGHVGFHESINMIADAIGWKVDKIEQDMEPIVTQVDRKAPYGFAKAGDVAGVAMKGCGYVNGEKLIEMDHPQQIEPEQVGVNTGDYVIIKGTPSINMVNSPEVEGGIGTIAMVVNMIPQIINSRPGVQTMLTLPVPRAIMGDMKELIFEDCKIVK, encoded by the coding sequence ATGAAAAATGTAAAAGTAATTATTTGGGGACTGGGTGCTATGGGCACAGGAATGGCAAGAATGTTATTAACAAAAAAAGGTGTTGATATAGTAGGTGGTATAGATATAGGTCAAAAGTTAGGAAAAAGTATATATGAAATAGTTGGAGTTGATAGAGGAGACAGGGAAGAAGTTATCGTAGGAACAAGAGATGAAGTTATAACTGAAAAATCAGCTGATGTTGTATTATTATGCACTGACTCTTTTACTGCAAAAGCTTTTGATAAAATTAAATTTGTTCTTGAGAAAAAAATCAATGTTATTACAACAGCAGAACAAATGGCTTACCCAAAAGCTCAAGAACCGGAGATTACTAAACAAATGGACGAAATAGCTAAGGCAAATGGTGTTTCTGTATTGGGGACTGGTATTAATCCAGGTCTTATAATGGATTTATTGGTAGTAATTATGACAGGTTGTATGCAAAATGTTGAACACGTATTGTCTAGAAGAGTTAATAGTTTATCTCCATTTGGACCTGCTGTTATGGAAGAACAAGGCATTGGACTTAGCGTTGAAGAATTTAATGAATTGAAATCAAATGGTAAACTTGCAGGACACGTTGGATTCCACGAGTCAATCAATATGATAGCAGATGCTATAGGTTGGAAGGTTGATAAAATAGAACAAGATATGGAACCTATTGTAACACAAGTAGATAGAAAAGCACCTTATGGATTTGCAAAAGCGGGAGATGTTGCAGGTGTTGCTATGAAGGGTTGTGGTTATGTAAATGGAGAAAAACTAATTGAGATGGACCATCCACAACAAATAGAGCCTGAACAAGTTGGAGTTAATACTGGTGACTATGTTATTATAAAAGGTACTCCAAGTATCAATATGGTTAATTCACCAGAGGTAGAAGGTGGTATTGGAACTATAGCAATGGTTGTTAACATGATACCTCAAATTATCAATTCAAGACCAGGTGTTCAAACAATGTTAACATTGCCTGTTCCTAGAGCAATCATGGGAGATATGAAAGAATTAATTTTTGAAGATTGTAAAATAGTTAAATAA
- the ortA gene encoding 2-amino-4-oxopentanoate thiolase subunit OrtA has translation MVKKGEWVLIHNIVLTSEERAPQVPEDTKKVPLELWVKGYLLDDAEIGDNVTVLTRTKRVVKGKLLEVNPYYKHNFGKFVPELLKIGDQVREIVFGGENVE, from the coding sequence ATGGTTAAAAAAGGAGAATGGGTCTTAATACATAATATTGTATTGACCAGCGAAGAAAGAGCACCTCAAGTACCAGAAGACACTAAAAAAGTTCCTTTAGAATTATGGGTAAAAGGTTATTTATTAGATGATGCGGAAATTGGTGATAACGTAACTGTTTTAACTAGAACAAAAAGAGTAGTAAAAGGTAAATTGTTGGAAGTTAATCCTTATTACAAACACAATTTTGGTAAATTTGTTCCTGAATTACTTAAAATAGGTGACCAAGTTAGAGAGATTGTCTTTGGAGGTGAGAATGTTGAATAA
- the ortB gene encoding 2-amino-4-oxopentanoate thiolase subunit OrtB, producing the protein MLNKDLSYESVMNRKSEIMKKAVGIDYNDFESGTIAFDYESMMRETGYSLEEMQKIQQSSSVGNTPIIELKNLTKLARKVSNEGKGARIFIKDEAANPSGSFKARRAATAIYHAKRLGYKGVIAATSGNYGAAVAQQAAMQGLKCIIVQECYDSKGVGQPEIIEKARKCEALGAEVIQLTVGPELFYTFLLLLEETGYFNASLYTPFGIAGVETLGYEISMQFREKYGKDPDVVVCTNAGGGNLTGTARGLKKAGSTSKVVGASVNLKGLHMASDSQFNKKSFTTGHTGFGIPFATWPDRSDVPRSAARPLRYMDRYVTINQGEVFYITETLASLEGLEKGPAGNTALAAAFYLSQEMDQDQMIVVQETEYTGAGKHLQPQLSFARENGIEIFFGNPRDEVPGKNIIFPSHPSLIKAVDIDIDKLRVSHIKNALAAYNIKPTEISDTDIEFLAVEINKDTDYVKNILMML; encoded by the coding sequence ATGTTGAATAAAGATTTAAGTTATGAATCAGTTATGAATAGAAAATCAGAAATAATGAAAAAAGCTGTAGGTATTGATTATAATGATTTTGAAAGCGGTACAATAGCATTTGATTATGAAAGTATGATGAGAGAAACAGGTTATAGTCTTGAAGAAATGCAAAAAATTCAACAAAGCTCTAGTGTTGGTAACACTCCAATTATTGAACTTAAAAATTTGACTAAGCTTGCACGAAAGGTATCGAATGAAGGAAAAGGAGCTAGAATATTTATAAAAGATGAGGCTGCAAATCCTTCTGGAAGCTTTAAGGCTAGACGTGCTGCAACAGCTATATATCATGCAAAAAGATTGGGATATAAAGGTGTTATAGCTGCAACAAGTGGAAACTATGGCGCAGCTGTTGCCCAACAAGCTGCAATGCAAGGATTAAAATGTATTATTGTTCAAGAATGCTATGATTCTAAAGGTGTTGGTCAACCGGAAATTATAGAAAAAGCAAGAAAGTGCGAAGCTTTAGGAGCTGAAGTTATTCAATTAACAGTAGGACCAGAATTGTTCTATACATTCTTGTTATTGTTAGAAGAAACAGGCTATTTCAATGCTTCGTTGTATACACCATTTGGTATTGCTGGAGTTGAAACATTGGGATATGAAATATCAATGCAATTTAGAGAAAAATATGGAAAAGATCCAGATGTAGTAGTATGTACGAATGCAGGCGGTGGAAATTTAACTGGAACAGCAAGAGGACTTAAAAAGGCAGGCTCAACATCTAAGGTAGTAGGTGCCAGCGTTAATCTAAAAGGGTTACATATGGCTTCTGATAGTCAGTTCAATAAAAAATCATTTACAACCGGTCATACTGGATTTGGTATTCCTTTTGCGACATGGCCTGATAGATCAGATGTACCACGTTCAGCAGCAAGACCATTAAGATATATGGATAGATATGTTACTATCAATCAAGGTGAGGTATTTTATATTACAGAAACATTAGCAAGCTTAGAAGGACTTGAAAAAGGTCCAGCAGGCAATACTGCACTTGCAGCTGCATTCTATTTGTCTCAAGAAATGGATCAAGACCAAATGATAGTAGTTCAAGAAACAGAATATACAGGAGCAGGCAAACATCTTCAACCACAGTTATCATTTGCAAGAGAAAATGGTATAGAAATATTTTTTGGAAATCCTCGTGATGAGGTTCCAGGTAAAAATATTATATTTCCTTCTCATCCATCACTTATAAAAGCAGTTGATATTGATATAGATAAGCTTAGAGTTTCTCATATTAAAAATGCTTTAGCTGCTTATAATATAAAACCAACAGAGATTAGTGATACTGACATTGAATTTTTGGCAGTAGAAATAAATAAAGATACTGACTATGTTAAAAATATTTTAATGATGTTATAA
- a CDS encoding ornithine aminomutase subunit alpha, translating to MKREDDFEQRRQHIANLTDEELEKKFWDLAEQVIDPLIELGKKNTTPAVERSVLLRMGFSSLEVKPIVEGVMNKGLMGKGAGNIVWRLSKKLGISVREAGLALSQGKYWDEVDLLF from the coding sequence ATGAAAAGAGAAGATGATTTTGAACAAAGAAGGCAACATATAGCTAATTTAACAGATGAAGAATTAGAAAAGAAATTTTGGGATTTAGCTGAACAAGTAATTGATCCACTTATAGAATTAGGAAAGAAAAATACTACTCCTGCCGTTGAGAGAAGTGTACTTTTGAGAATGGGTTTCTCAAGCCTTGAAGTTAAACCAATAGTTGAAGGGGTTATGAATAAAGGTTTGATGGGAAAAGGAGCTGGAAATATAGTTTGGAGATTATCTAAAAAATTAGGTATATCAGTTAGAGAAGCAGGACTTGCACTTTCACAAGGAAAATACTGGGACGAAGTAGATTTGTTATTTTAA
- the oraE gene encoding D-ornithine 4,5-aminomutase subunit OraE yields MKLNPNEKIDIKELLKDLDKYEPRRRGWHWREGQFEPRVVGDFEYHEISEGLKNYIPLPGSRGFNYIDPQPDCVITTEIASGRFEDDIRRMRMAAWHGADHIMVIRTAGQSHIDSLLEGTNQGIGGIMVTRKQVRASRKAIDMIEDEVGRPINFHSYISGVAGPDIAVMFAEEGVNGAHQDPQYNILYRNINMIRSFVDACEAKKVMVWADMLQIDGAHNANATAMKAWKVRPELMVQHAINSMFSRKVGMKPSNIALSTVPPTAPPAPCMRLDLPYAVALRDLFKDYKMRAQQNTKYMESDMREATVTHTLNLVISRLTSADIQSTITPDEGRNVPWHYNNIAALSTAKQALNGLDGFREMVKIDRDGVLGKDVRELKERAVLFMEEILEVGGYFNAVEQGFFVDSGYYPERNGDGITREINGGIGVGYVYERDEDYFAPVSVHFGYNNIPKEFSNASEAIGGDTFEDHSKIIYIDELDETDNVNVRLEEAEKYYNTNIVKPEVEWRADGIVCTTLFLPLDERTAEFAAIKCGEKMGLEDVTVVHKQGLHPCEGTIVEIKGKVKFDIDVNDLIIPEKIPVMSSADIREDIDKKSMFVVAATVGEDEHSVGLKETLDIKHGGIEGFGIKYSYLGTSCPVEKLVDAAIETNADAILASTIITHDDVHIKNMKKINDLCIEKGIRDKVILICGGTQVTNEIAIEAGMDAGFGRGSHGIDVASYLVKKRREMNN; encoded by the coding sequence ATGAAGCTTAATCCTAACGAGAAGATAGATATTAAGGAATTATTAAAAGATTTAGATAAATATGAACCAAGAAGAAGAGGCTGGCATTGGAGAGAAGGTCAATTTGAACCAAGAGTAGTAGGTGATTTTGAATATCATGAAATATCAGAGGGGTTGAAAAATTATATTCCTCTTCCTGGTAGTAGAGGATTTAACTATATAGACCCTCAACCGGATTGCGTTATAACAACAGAAATAGCATCTGGTAGATTTGAAGATGATATAAGGCGTATGAGAATGGCTGCTTGGCATGGTGCTGACCATATAATGGTTATTAGAACTGCAGGCCAATCTCATATTGATTCATTACTTGAAGGTACTAATCAAGGTATTGGTGGTATCATGGTTACTAGAAAACAAGTTAGAGCAAGTAGGAAGGCTATTGATATGATAGAGGATGAAGTAGGTCGCCCTATTAATTTCCACTCATATATTTCTGGTGTTGCAGGTCCAGATATAGCAGTTATGTTTGCTGAAGAGGGAGTTAATGGTGCTCACCAAGATCCTCAATATAATATACTTTATAGAAACATAAATATGATTAGAAGTTTTGTTGATGCTTGCGAAGCTAAAAAAGTTATGGTATGGGCCGATATGCTTCAAATAGATGGTGCACACAATGCTAATGCTACAGCTATGAAGGCTTGGAAGGTAAGACCAGAACTTATGGTACAACATGCTATAAACAGTATGTTTTCAAGAAAAGTTGGTATGAAACCATCTAATATCGCACTTTCAACAGTTCCACCAACTGCTCCACCAGCACCTTGTATGAGACTGGATTTACCGTATGCAGTTGCACTAAGAGATTTGTTTAAAGATTATAAAATGAGAGCACAACAAAACACAAAATATATGGAATCTGATATGAGAGAAGCTACAGTTACTCATACACTTAATCTTGTTATTTCAAGACTTACAAGTGCTGATATTCAATCAACTATTACTCCTGATGAAGGTAGAAACGTTCCATGGCATTATAATAATATAGCGGCATTAAGTACTGCTAAGCAAGCACTTAATGGCTTGGATGGATTCAGAGAAATGGTTAAAATAGATAGAGATGGCGTTCTTGGAAAAGATGTTAGAGAGCTAAAAGAAAGAGCAGTTCTATTTATGGAAGAGATTCTTGAAGTTGGTGGATATTTCAATGCTGTTGAACAAGGTTTCTTTGTTGATAGTGGATATTATCCAGAAAGAAATGGTGACGGTATTACAAGAGAAATTAACGGTGGTATTGGTGTAGGATATGTTTATGAAAGAGATGAAGATTATTTTGCTCCTGTATCTGTTCATTTTGGGTACAACAATATTCCTAAAGAGTTTTCAAATGCTAGTGAGGCTATAGGTGGAGATACTTTTGAAGACCATTCAAAAATCATATATATAGATGAGTTAGATGAAACAGATAATGTAAATGTAAGGTTAGAGGAAGCTGAAAAATACTATAATACTAATATTGTTAAGCCTGAGGTTGAATGGAGGGCTGATGGTATAGTTTGTACAACATTATTCCTTCCACTAGATGAAAGAACTGCTGAATTTGCAGCAATCAAATGTGGTGAAAAAATGGGACTTGAGGATGTTACAGTTGTTCACAAACAAGGGCTACATCCATGTGAAGGTACAATAGTAGAAATAAAAGGTAAAGTTAAATTTGATATTGATGTTAATGATTTAATTATACCAGAAAAAATACCAGTTATGTCATCAGCAGATATAAGAGAGGATATAGATAAAAAATCTATGTTTGTTGTAGCTGCAACAGTAGGTGAAGATGAACATTCAGTTGGACTTAAAGAAACTCTTGATATTAAACATGGCGGAATTGAAGGATTTGGTATCAAATATTCATACCTTGGAACATCATGTCCTGTTGAAAAACTTGTTGATGCTGCTATTGAAACTAATGCAGATGCAATACTTGCAAGTACAATAATTACGCATGATGACGTTCATATCAAAAACATGAAGAAAATTAATGATTTGTGTATTGAAAAAGGTATTAGAGATAAGGTAATTTTAATTTGTGGTGGAACTCAAGTTACAAATGAAATTGCAATAGAAGCTGGTATGGATGCTGGATTTGGTAGAGGTTCACATGGTATTGATGTAGCAAGTTATTTAGTTAAAAAAAGAAGGGAAATGAATAATTAA